The genomic segment GCTCGAAATGAAGGTTTGCAAACGAGTTGACGCGTAAAGTCCTCGTGCCCAGGCTGTGGAATGGCTGGGGCTCTTCTGTCGTTCAACCCTGTTTAGCTTCAACGAAGCGAGAGAACGATGTTTTCCCCTGCCTTAGTTCGACCGTTAAGTGCGTTATTGTTGGTGGTCTCTGCATCGTCGTTGTCTGCCCAAGACTACGACTGGGGTCGCAAGATGTTCGATCGGACGGAAGTCCGATTTGGATCGGTCGCGAAAAACGGCGATGTCGTATTCAAGTTCAATGTCAAGAATATCTACAAAGAGGATATTCTGATTACGAGCCTTTCGACGTCGTGTGGATGTATCTCATGGCAAGAACGTGACCGGACGCCGATTCGGCTGGCTTCGGGGCAAACGCAGGAACTGTCGATTCGGCTCGATACCGTTCGCCATCAGGGCGACAAGAACGTAACCGCGTTCGTGCAGCTTTCGGAACCGACCCGCGGTTCCACCGCGTCCATCTCGATTCCGGTTCAAGGCCGGATTCGTACTGACGTTGTGCTACAGACAAATTTGCTGAATTTTGGGCAAGTTGATCTGGGGCAGGCGATGGAGCATCGCCTGAATGTGTCTTACACCGGCGGTCGACCTGATTGGGCGATTACTCAGGCAAAAGTCAACAGCCCCTATTTGACGACAAAAGTCTTGGAAAAAGGTCGAGCGGGGGGAACCGCCAATTACGAGGTCGTCGTGACGCTAAAAGGCGATACCCCTGTTTCGAAGTTGCGGGATCAAATGCTGCTCGTCACAAATGACGTCGGTGACTCTGGTTACGCTGTGGCTGTCGAAGCGCAAGTCGAGCCAGATATTGTGGTTGCGGACGTTCAGTTCGGTCAGGTCGCTTCGGGTCAGTCCAAGACGATGAATATCGTCGTCCGGGGCAAAAAACCGTTCAAAATCGAGAAAATCGACCGAGCGAATCAGGACGATAATTTCAAGGTGAAGGCACCTGAATCGGTGTCGACGGTACATATGCTACCTATGACGTTTACTCCGACTGGTGAACACGGGTTGTTTGAAGAGGAATTCTTTCTTACTATCTCCGGCCGTGAGCAACGGGTGACCTTCAAGGCCAAGGGTCGCGTCATGGACCAGTCTGTTACCGTCGCAAAGCCGGTGACACAGCCGTAAAGTTGCTCCGCACGATCCATCGTCGTGTTTGCAGGAAGCGTGAGCAATGTTGAATGCGTTGGTAGTTCGGTGTTTGACGTCGATCGGAATGCTGCTGATTGCAGTGTCTGCATTGCCTGCCCAAGGCTTGCCCGCTGGGGAAGAAGATTGGGCCCGGGCGATGGTCGACAAAGAGATGTGGAACATCAACTATAAGAGCGTCGCGCGGGGGCAGGACGTTTCGTTCCGCATCCGCGTGACGAATCTGTATAAAGAAGAAATGCAGATCACCAGCCTCACGACATCGTGTGGTTGCATCTCGTGGGACGAAAGTCGCGGCGGGGTTCTTGCCGGGCCGATCGTGATTCCTAGTGGTCAGGAAAAGATCCTGACGCTTCGGTTGGATACGATCCGTCATCATGGCGAGCAGCGAAACAAACGCGGGATCATCACGCTGCTCAATACGGTCAATGGCCACGCCGCGACGGCAACCGTCGTCGCAGAAGGCTATATCCGAACGGATGTCGTGCTGCAGCCGGGCTCAGTCAATTTCGGATCTGTCGATCCTCAGAAAGAGACTGAACAGCGAATCCTGGTGAACTACGCTGGCCGGAACGACTGGCGATTGCTATCCGCGAAGTGTAGCGGACCGCATGTCACTGCAGAGATTGTCGAACGCGGTCGCGGCGGTGGTGCCGTCAGTTATGAATTGATCGTCAAGTTGCTGCCGACGGCACCGATCGGGACGCTACGAGATCAGTTGATCCTGGTCACCGACGATGCCAACAATCCGCAGATTCCGGTCCAGGTTGATGCCCGGATCGAGCCGGATATTGTCGTCACGAACGCCGACTTCGGGAAACTGATCGTCGGAAAGCCGAAGAAAATCTCGGTGGTGGTTCGATACACCAAACAGCCTCCGAAGCCGTTCAAGATCGAGAAGTTCGAACGAACACGGTCCGAGGAATCGATCAAGGTGGAAAAATCGCCCGACAGCAAGCCGTTCCATCAACTGCTGCTGACGTTCACTCCCCCGGATGAACCCGGGCCGTTTGAGGAAGAGTTCTTCTTGACTGTCAGCGGACATGAAGAACCAATTACGTTCAAAGCACGGGGCCGGATTGAGCCCGCTTCGCCGCAATCGGGGTCGGCTCCCTAAGGTCGACGCGTCGCCTTCCGTTGCATGGATGGCGCCCGAAGTCGTTCGATTCTGCTGTGTGGCGCTGGCGTCTGACGAATGCCATAAAACCGGTTCGCGGGATTGACGTAAGCGCTGACATTCTCGATGCTTCCCGCAATAGCCCGTCCAGGCGTGAAAACGGATTTCTTCGATTCAACGGAAGGAAATTGCAAGATGCCCATTTATAAGGACAACTCCGAGTCCATTGGCCGCACGCCGCTCGTGAAAATCAATCGATTGACACAAGGGTTGAACGCGACCGTGCTGGCCAAGATTGAAGGTCGAAATCCCGCCTACAGCGTGAAGTGCCGAATTGGCGCATCGATGATTTGGGATGCCGAAGCGTCGGGCAAGCTCAAGCCAGGCATGCATGTCGTCGAGCCGACGAGCGGCAATACTGGGATCGCGCTGGCCTATGTTTGTGCCGCACGCGGTTACCCACTGACGTTGACGATGCCCGAGACAATGTCCGTCGAACGACGAATGATGCTCAAGAGCTTCGGTGCAGAGTTGATCCTCACTCCCGGTGCCGATGGGATGAAAGGCGCGATTGCCAAGGCGGAAGAGCTGTCGAAGCAAGACGGCTGGTACATGCCGCAGCAGTTCAAGAACCCCGCCAATCCCGCGATTCACTTCAAGACCACGGGCCCTGAAATCTTCAACGATACCGAAGGCAAAGTCGACTTCTTCGTCGCGGGTGTCGGTACGGGGGGGACGATTACGGGTGTCTCGCGCTACCTGAAGAACGAAAAGAAGCTGCCGATCAAATCCATCGCCGTCGAGCCGTCCGCAAGCCCGGTGTTGTCCGGTGGCTTGCCGGGCAAGCATAAGATTCAGGGCATTGGCGCCGGTTTTATTCCTGAGATCCTGGATCGATCCATCATTGATGAAGTCATTCAAGTGACGGACGACGAGTCGATCGAGACCGCCAAGAAGCTGATGAAGCTGGAAGGCATCACCTGCGGGATCAGTTGTGGCGCTGCGATGGCTGCGGCATTGAAGATTGCGGCCCGTCCTGAAAACGCAGGCAAGGTTATCGTCACGATCCTGCCAGACAGTGGTGAACGCTATCTTTCGACGGCCTTGTTCGAAGATCTTCGAGCCTGATTCGCAGTCTCGCTTTGCAACCTCTTCGCGCTCTCGAAACGAGAGAGCACGAAGAGGTTTTTCATTTCGAGAGCGCGATTTGGTTTGGCCACATTGGCTCGAGGTCGACTGATTGTGTGCATGGCTACGCACGCCGGATTGCGGCAAGCAGGGCCTTTTTGTGACTGGTACGTGAATTAACCCGCATTGGCCGATTGGATCAGGTGCGTCATTGCGGCGCCATAATCCTGTTCGTCGAAGATCGCACTTCCCGCGACAAAGACCTGGCAGCCCGCCGCGGCGGCTGATCCGATCGTCGGTGCCGCGATCCCGCCATCGATCGAGAGCAGGGCTTCCTTCGGCATTTTGGCCCGGATGGTGCGTGCTTTGTCCAGCACTTGTGGCATGAACTTCTGTCCGCCAAAACCAGGCTCGACGCTCATCACCAGAACCAGGTCGCAATCTGCCAGAAAGGGTTCGATCTTATCGGCGGGCGTTCCAGGATTGATGGCCAACCCGGCCTGGCGGCCCGCTGCACGAATTCGTTTGAGGAGCTCTGTTGGTGCGGGGACGGCCTCGATGTGGAAGGTGATCGCATCGCATCCGGCTTTGATGTAGTCATCCAGATATTTTGCGGGATCGCTGATCATCAGGTGGGCATCGAAGAAGGCTTTGGTCAAAGGCCGAACGCTTTGGATCAGGAGCGCGCCATACGACAGGTTGGGGACGAAGTGACCGTCCATCACATCCCAGTGCGCCCAGTTTGAGCCCGCGGCGTCCAGGCGTGCCAGCTCGCCACGCAGGTCGCCAAAATCGCATTTCAACATTGAGGGTGCAATGATCGGGGGGCGGTGTGTTGTTTTGGAAATGGTCATGGTTTCTCTGGTCCCAGAAGGGTTTGGTTGCGTTACGAATGGTGTGTGATGTAAGCCTACCGTCGCCGTGAACTTTCGTGGAGCCATTTGCTGAAAACCGGCAGTCGGGCCGCACGGAGGTGGCTGCGTGGCCAGAGAGCCGAAGGTGTTTTTCGACCGTGGCCTGACGATTCTTCGTGGCAGGTGGTGGCTATCCCGGTGTGGAGTTCTGAGCCGGTTGGTCTGTGTGTTCTCGGTTCAATTGGAAGACCGTAATTTCAGGGCGAACATTGAAGCGGATTTGTAACGAGTGTCCCAGCGCGCGGTTGACATACAGGTGTCGGCCATCGGCGAGCGCAATTTCACCCGCGGCATAGTTTCGGTTCTTGACTGGCAATAGGGGGGGGCGGAGAAAGGGGGCTTTGCACTGACCGCCGTGCGTGTGGCCCGACAAGATCCAGCCTCGGTAGCCTCCCCAGATCGGTAGGTCCGCTGCATCGGGGTTGTGACACAGAGTGATGGTTGGTCGAGTGATGTCTGTTTCAGCAATCACCTTTTGGTGGCCAAAGTTTGGGCTCCACAAATCATCGAAGCCGACGATCTGCAGACCTGCGATCTCACAACGAGCATTGCGAAGCAGTTGGATTCCGACGTCGGTTGCCATTCCGGCAACCACATTTGCCACATGATTGTCCGTCCAGAACTTGCCGTAATCGTGGTTTCCCAGAACGCCAAGCGTCCCCAGTGTTCCTTGAGGGAAATGCTTTAGCACCCGCCTCATGGCGTTCAGTGGCAGGGAATTGTCTTCGCGAGTCGAGACGACGTCCCCCGTCATCACCACGAACTCGGGCTGCCATTGGGTGACGCGTTGAAACCAGTCGATCAGAAACGTCTCGGAAACGCGATCGCCGATATGGATATCGCTGATCTGGACCAGTGTTTTCCCTTCAAGTGACGCAGGCAGGCCTTCGATGGGAAGCGTTCGCCTGACGACTTCGACCCAGTGGGGTTCGAATGACCGGGAGTAGAGACCGATTCCGGCAGCACCGGCAGCGATCGCTGCGGCGCTACGCTTCAGCCAGGTGCGGCGTGACATCCCTGTCGTCATCGCGGGCGGGGCATTTGGTTCCAGCGATTCTTGAGGCGTTCCGTTCAAATCTGATGCTGCCTGGGAAAACGGTCTCGTGGCTCAGCCACTCTGGCTTGGCAGGTTCGCGAGCGTCGCCTGCAGGTGCGGTCGGCCTGCTCGCAGCGCGTTCGTCGACGTGCCAATTCAGGATTGAAGCTCCACTAGCTGGGTTGGTCGAAGAGCGCACTCACGAAGTTATCTGCATTGAAAAGTTGAAGGTCGTCGATCTGCTCACCGACACCGACGTACTTCACGGGGATTCCCATTTGCTGGCGGATGGCCACAGTCACTCCACCCTTGGCGGTTCCATCGAGTTTTGCCAGGACAATTCCGGTGCATTGAGCGGCTTCGCCAAAGTGCTGGGCCTGATTCAATCCGTTTTGGCCGGTGGTGGCGTCAATGACCAGCAGGCATTCGTGGGGGGCTCCTGGAATTTTCTTGTCGATGACGCGGCGGATCTTTTCGAGTTCCTTCATCAGGTTGGCCTGGTTATGCAGCCGCCCTGCGGTGTCGATAATCAGCACGTCGACGCCTGCTTTCAGGGCTTCTTCGCATCCGGCGAAGGCAACGCTGGCTGGGTCCGTGCCACTGGGGCGAGTGACGATTTCGCAGCCGAGCCGCTGGCTCCACATCGTCAATTGTTCGACGGCGGCGGCACGGAACGTGTCACCCGCGGCGAGCATGACTTTCTTACCAGAGGTCGTCAGCAGTTTGGCGAGTTTCGCGATCGACGTTGTCTTTCCCGTTCCGTTAACGCCCGTCACCAGGATGACGGTGGGGTTTGTTTCGGCGAATCGCAACGGTGACAGCGGTTGGTCGGGGTCCCAGACGGTGCCGTTTGTGCCCTTGAGCAAGCCTTTCACCGTGTCTTTGATCGAACCCCACAGCTCATCGACGACAACGGTTCGGCCGAGGTACTTCTCGCGCAGCTCGCCGACGATCAGTGATGATGCGGCGACACCCATGTCCGTTCGAATCAGACGGCCTTCGAACTGTTCCAGTTGTGATTCGCCAAGGATTTCGCCCGAACGGAAGATGTCGCGGACGTCGGTAAACAACAGTTGCTTGGTTCGCTGCAACCCTTGTTTCAGTTTGTCAAAAAAGCCCATAGTTCCCAGATCTCGATAAACGTGACGCGCGGCGCTGGTCGGGTCGGATCATAAGTATCATACCAGACGACATCAAATCCCTCCTGAGTGGGAACGGATGGCCGGATTGTGAAACAACGATCAAAAACTTCTCAAAACGACTCATATTTGGGATGAACAGGGATTCCGTTGATCGAGAATCCGTGCAAAACAGACCAGTCTAGGTCAAAAACGGGCTTCACTCGGGCTGTACGATTTGCTAGAATCCCAATGCTTCACTGCAACCTGCGCGCCAGCCCTGTGTGTGAAGAGCTGTGCCAGCCAGAGTCTGCCCGCCGTGAGTCTTCTTGCCACGACTTCCTTCCCCGGCTGATTTCTGAGCAATTTCCGTTTCCACTGGTCCGCTTCCTGCCCGGAAGCCCGCTCATCGAGTCGCTATGAATACCCGACGTTCAGACATCCGCAACATCGCCATTATCGCACACGTCGATCATGGAAAGACGACACTCGTTGACTGCCTGATCAAGGCCAGCGGGCAGTTTCGCGAATCGCAGGTTCAGCAGGACTGTATCCTGGATTCAAACGATCTAGAACGCGAACGCGGGATTACGATTCTTGCCAAAAACATTGCACTCAACTACATGGGTGTGAAGATTAATATTATCGACACGCCCGGCCACGCCGACTTCGGTGGCGAAGTCGAACGCGTGCTGCAAATGGCGGATGGGTGTCTCGTCCTGGTTGATGCCTTCGAAGGTCCCCGCCCTCAGACGCGTTTCGTGTTGCAGAAGGCGCTCGAAGTCGGTCTTCAGCCCATCGTCGTCGTCAACAAGATCGACCGATCCGACGCTCGACCCGACGACGTTCTTTCCGAAACGTTTGACCTGTTTGTCGAACTTGGTGCGGACGACGCAACGCTCGATTTTCCTTATATTTTCGCCAGTGGTCGCGCCGGATTCGCCACACACGATCCCGCCGTTTTCGGTGACACGATCAAGCCGTTGCTCGATATGATCATCGAGAAAGTGCCTGGTCCCGCGACGAACAGTGCTGGTCCCTTCCAGATGATGGTCACATCGCTGGCCTACTCCGAGTTCGTCGGCCGCATTGCGACGGGGCGAATCGTCGGTGGTTCGATCAAGCCGGGTCAAAAAGTCGTGCTGATGAAGGCCGACGGATCAAAGGTAAACGATCAGGTCGTCACGGTCGAGTTGTTTGACAAGCTGGGCCGGGCGGCGGTGGAAGAGGCGACGGCGGGTGACATTGTTGCCTTGACCGGTCTCGAAAAGCCTGAAATTGGCGATACCGTTGCCGATCCATTGAATCCGATTGCTCTGCCACGCATCAGCGTTGACGAGCCTACTCTGTCGATGCTTTTCACGATCAATTCGTCGCCTCTGGCGGGTCAGAATGGCGGCGGGAAGTACCTGACCAGTCGGCATATCCGGGCACGGTTGATGCGAGAGCTCGAATCCAACGTCGCGCTGCGAATCGAAGAGTTCGGAGAAAAAGATGCTTTCAAGGTCTCGGGCCGCGGCGTGTTGCACCTGGCAATTCTGATCGAAACGATGCGACGCGAAGGTTATGAGTTGTCCGTCGGAAAGCCGACCGTCATTCGTAAGCCGATCGACGGCAAGATGTGCGAGCCATTCGAAATTCTTGTGATCGACGTTCCAACCGACTACGTCGGTCCGGTCATGGAAATCGTGGGCAACCGTCGCGGCGAATTGGTCGAAATGACGGCCAACGATCACGGTTCGACTCACTTGGAGTTTTCGATCCCCTCACGCGGTCTGATCGGGATTCGAACCCGCATGCTGAACGCGACGAAGGGCGAAGCGGTCATCCATCACCGGTTCGAACAGTACAAGCCGGTTGAAGGCTCAGTGCCACATCGCCAGAACGGCGTGCTTGTTTCTCAAGAACGAGGTCGCGCGGTCGGGTTTTCATTGTTCAAGCTGCAAGAACGTGCCGAAATGTTCGTCGGCCCCGGCGATGACGTCTACGAAGGCATGATCGTTGGTGAGAACTCACGCGATAACGACATGGTTGTAAATCCCATCAAGGAAAAGCAGTTGACCAACATGCGTGCTTCAGGGTCGGATGAAAATATCCAACTGAAGCCGCCACGAAAGATGTCGCTGGAAGCGGCTCTCGAATACATCGAAGACGATGAATATGTCGAAGTGACCCCGCAGGTCATTCGGTTGCGTAAAATCCGCCTGACGGAACAAGAACGCAAACGGGAAGTTCGCAGTTCCGCGAACGCCTGATCACTGCGGTGTTCAATT from the Schlesneria paludicola DSM 18645 genome contains:
- a CDS encoding DUF1573 domain-containing protein — its product is MFSPALVRPLSALLLVVSASSLSAQDYDWGRKMFDRTEVRFGSVAKNGDVVFKFNVKNIYKEDILITSLSTSCGCISWQERDRTPIRLASGQTQELSIRLDTVRHQGDKNVTAFVQLSEPTRGSTASISIPVQGRIRTDVVLQTNLLNFGQVDLGQAMEHRLNVSYTGGRPDWAITQAKVNSPYLTTKVLEKGRAGGTANYEVVVTLKGDTPVSKLRDQMLLVTNDVGDSGYAVAVEAQVEPDIVVADVQFGQVASGQSKTMNIVVRGKKPFKIEKIDRANQDDNFKVKAPESVSTVHMLPMTFTPTGEHGLFEEEFFLTISGREQRVTFKAKGRVMDQSVTVAKPVTQP
- a CDS encoding DUF1573 domain-containing protein produces the protein MLNALVVRCLTSIGMLLIAVSALPAQGLPAGEEDWARAMVDKEMWNINYKSVARGQDVSFRIRVTNLYKEEMQITSLTTSCGCISWDESRGGVLAGPIVIPSGQEKILTLRLDTIRHHGEQRNKRGIITLLNTVNGHAATATVVAEGYIRTDVVLQPGSVNFGSVDPQKETEQRILVNYAGRNDWRLLSAKCSGPHVTAEIVERGRGGGAVSYELIVKLLPTAPIGTLRDQLILVTDDANNPQIPVQVDARIEPDIVVTNADFGKLIVGKPKKISVVVRYTKQPPKPFKIEKFERTRSEESIKVEKSPDSKPFHQLLLTFTPPDEPGPFEEEFFLTVSGHEEPITFKARGRIEPASPQSGSAP
- the cysK gene encoding cysteine synthase A; translated protein: MPIYKDNSESIGRTPLVKINRLTQGLNATVLAKIEGRNPAYSVKCRIGASMIWDAEASGKLKPGMHVVEPTSGNTGIALAYVCAARGYPLTLTMPETMSVERRMMLKSFGAELILTPGADGMKGAIAKAEELSKQDGWYMPQQFKNPANPAIHFKTTGPEIFNDTEGKVDFFVAGVGTGGTITGVSRYLKNEKKLPIKSIAVEPSASPVLSGGLPGKHKIQGIGAGFIPEILDRSIIDEVIQVTDDESIETAKKLMKLEGITCGISCGAAMAAALKIAARPENAGKVIVTILPDSGERYLSTALFEDLRA
- the rpe gene encoding ribulose-phosphate 3-epimerase; the encoded protein is MTISKTTHRPPIIAPSMLKCDFGDLRGELARLDAAGSNWAHWDVMDGHFVPNLSYGALLIQSVRPLTKAFFDAHLMISDPAKYLDDYIKAGCDAITFHIEAVPAPTELLKRIRAAGRQAGLAINPGTPADKIEPFLADCDLVLVMSVEPGFGGQKFMPQVLDKARTIRAKMPKEALLSIDGGIAAPTIGSAAAAGCQVFVAGSAIFDEQDYGAAMTHLIQSANAG
- a CDS encoding metallophosphoesterase; its protein translation is MSRRTWLKRSAAAIAAGAAGIGLYSRSFEPHWVEVVRRTLPIEGLPASLEGKTLVQISDIHIGDRVSETFLIDWFQRVTQWQPEFVVMTGDVVSTREDNSLPLNAMRRVLKHFPQGTLGTLGVLGNHDYGKFWTDNHVANVVAGMATDVGIQLLRNARCEIAGLQIVGFDDLWSPNFGHQKVIAETDITRPTITLCHNPDAADLPIWGGYRGWILSGHTHGGQCKAPFLRPPLLPVKNRNYAAGEIALADGRHLYVNRALGHSLQIRFNVRPEITVFQLNREHTDQPAQNSTPG
- the ftsY gene encoding signal recognition particle-docking protein FtsY, encoding MGFFDKLKQGLQRTKQLLFTDVRDIFRSGEILGESQLEQFEGRLIRTDMGVAASSLIVGELREKYLGRTVVVDELWGSIKDTVKGLLKGTNGTVWDPDQPLSPLRFAETNPTVILVTGVNGTGKTTSIAKLAKLLTTSGKKVMLAAGDTFRAAAVEQLTMWSQRLGCEIVTRPSGTDPASVAFAGCEEALKAGVDVLIIDTAGRLHNQANLMKELEKIRRVIDKKIPGAPHECLLVIDATTGQNGLNQAQHFGEAAQCTGIVLAKLDGTAKGGVTVAIRQQMGIPVKYVGVGEQIDDLQLFNADNFVSALFDQPS
- the typA gene encoding translational GTPase TypA, whose protein sequence is MNTRRSDIRNIAIIAHVDHGKTTLVDCLIKASGQFRESQVQQDCILDSNDLERERGITILAKNIALNYMGVKINIIDTPGHADFGGEVERVLQMADGCLVLVDAFEGPRPQTRFVLQKALEVGLQPIVVVNKIDRSDARPDDVLSETFDLFVELGADDATLDFPYIFASGRAGFATHDPAVFGDTIKPLLDMIIEKVPGPATNSAGPFQMMVTSLAYSEFVGRIATGRIVGGSIKPGQKVVLMKADGSKVNDQVVTVELFDKLGRAAVEEATAGDIVALTGLEKPEIGDTVADPLNPIALPRISVDEPTLSMLFTINSSPLAGQNGGGKYLTSRHIRARLMRELESNVALRIEEFGEKDAFKVSGRGVLHLAILIETMRREGYELSVGKPTVIRKPIDGKMCEPFEILVIDVPTDYVGPVMEIVGNRRGELVEMTANDHGSTHLEFSIPSRGLIGIRTRMLNATKGEAVIHHRFEQYKPVEGSVPHRQNGVLVSQERGRAVGFSLFKLQERAEMFVGPGDDVYEGMIVGENSRDNDMVVNPIKEKQLTNMRASGSDENIQLKPPRKMSLEAALEYIEDDEYVEVTPQVIRLRKIRLTEQERKREVRSSANA